One window of Candidatus Afararchaeum irisae genomic DNA carries:
- a CDS encoding DUF2299 family protein, giving the protein MSTIDSDSSDAEVRDTVERWLTEEAIEHDEVDDEHSVFNFSVRMGEFNLHVLKTNEGSDKIDIVSRLVLDEEQQETVAGLDERQTTELRTKLEGFLFQKRGTFEYGGDFESLDYIDVSRIIYHDALDKDRFVNDLIETRKTVEFTNTTVFRYVDLIE; this is encoded by the coding sequence ATGTCCACGATAGACTCAGACTCGTCAGACGCCGAGGTCAGAGACACAGTAGAGAGATGGCTCACAGAGGAAGCCATAGAACACGACGAGGTCGACGACGAACACAGCGTCTTCAACTTCTCGGTCAGGATGGGTGAGTTCAACCTCCACGTCCTTAAGACAAACGAGGGATCCGACAAGATAGACATAGTCTCACGTCTCGTGCTCGACGAGGAACAGCAGGAGACGGTTGCGGGACTCGACGAGAGACAGACGACAGAGCTCAGGACGAAGCTGGAGGGCTTCCTCTTCCAGAAACGCGGAACATTCGAGTACGGCGGCGACTTCGAGAGCCTCGACTACATAGATGTCTCGCGGATCATCTACCACGACGCCCTCGACAAAGACCGTTTCGTGAACGACCTCATAGAGACACGTAAGACTGTCGAGTTCACCAACACCACGGTCTTCAGATACGTCGACCTGATCGAGTAG